The Desmonostoc muscorum LEGE 12446 genome includes a region encoding these proteins:
- a CDS encoding Uma2 family endonuclease, which produces MLNYNPLHCFPSAEDLPDSDDEPVDNQLQHLIPGLLEAILAWLWANRMDWFFGVDMGIYYDPELPPIVPDGFLSLGVERVFDENLRLSYVLWEEKVMPIVALEVVSHRRRGEYTSIKKLYAQMEILYYVVYNPQRRRKSPLEVYRFINGEYVLQPGNPVWLPEVGLAIGYQRGTYQGITRDWLYWYDKEGVRYLTPEERASAAERRATTAEQRAQRLAEELRRLGINPDTLN; this is translated from the coding sequence ATGTTAAATTACAACCCATTGCACTGCTTCCCCTCCGCCGAGGATCTGCCTGATTCTGACGATGAACCTGTGGATAATCAACTACAACACTTGATTCCTGGCTTGCTAGAAGCGATCTTAGCTTGGCTGTGGGCAAACCGCATGGATTGGTTTTTTGGCGTTGATATGGGGATTTATTACGATCCCGAATTACCTCCAATTGTGCCCGATGGATTTTTAAGTTTGGGAGTCGAGCGAGTTTTTGATGAAAACTTGCGCTTGAGTTATGTGTTGTGGGAAGAAAAGGTGATGCCAATTGTGGCATTAGAAGTTGTTTCTCATAGACGGCGTGGAGAATACACCAGCATAAAGAAACTTTATGCCCAGATGGAGATTTTGTATTATGTTGTCTACAATCCCCAACGCCGGAGAAAATCACCTTTAGAAGTTTACCGTTTTATAAATGGCGAATATGTATTACAGCCTGGAAATCCGGTTTGGTTACCAGAAGTAGGTTTAGCAATTGGTTATCAACGGGGAACTTATCAGGGAATTACGCGGGATTGGTTGTATTGGTATGACAAAGAAGGAGTCAGATATTTAACACCAGAAGAACGAGCTAGTGCTGCTGAAAGACGCGCTACCACTGCTGAACAACGCGCTCAAAGGCTGGCAGAAGAATTGCGAAGGTTGGGAATAAATCCAGATACTTTGAATTAA
- a CDS encoding hybrid sensor histidine kinase/response regulator, with translation MLPEQQQRILGYFIEEARDHLNTIEQGLLNLEGTLNDPEMIGEVFRAAHSIKGGAAMLGLTSIQHTSHRLEDCFKVLKEHPVQIDQKLESLFLGVSDTLKALLEHLSGPYGLSEETANTLMSETEPVFQWLNEHLEQLVERGNSGVGNSSGTELAGSVDNVSTLTELFLRRDIPSLAEDGHQESTEISFAVASQEVSFSASAKENHDWSEFQTQVLQILREMLQLFKQTTTSSTRQNLQECCHQLVKLGETWNLSKWCGLCQAAASAIANPENTYLTLAKIVITEIKQAQELVLQGKEAEIAISQQLEALLNFAEIELLEIPPDLFDLESPAESIAQETEDAEQLIINNLSEPIEELNLEEDTSGHASFELQKTSSNAATGNSFTFTPHEEAHPISRNHDPNGPEVGIAELNTLADLFEGETPDLDEPWQQEETLDITATDELGIDLSSNETEDTDGDLSDLLSFDDDASNEQQTKTTAKTEDLSLLFGDNFLEKENSEPRNQEISATNLDFSDINELDLNLDADSEAILPEFTEQPIEEVVANSLDENDVVADLLALTLDDDNELLITGEVTQPENDVFASVELSSNQENSLDNLFLETENKNWVQEITPNDYIELSQPTDLSLDNLFGETEEHSILPINNSKSGDLFDISSIDTSNFSPAEDDLSNFWNQESTEESNSLAEQNVEKTLEENLFTTKADDIFAESQQSTLSAMGSLDIENFDLNFQDEEELDLILSADAGDDLFEELAPGDSTIFSEINEQATLEESAPSFTLHPVVEEIHSLSQQPETVDFIPEFTNQPPEISAVDSPQTSSDLEFNSFSSFDKNPQELFEDVAVDNSTYIQMEITDDVVGELSILETSELSQAQPGDLFGSFDENPQLLFEDVAVDNSTYIQMEITDDVVGELSTLETSELSQAQLGDLFGSFDENPQELFEDVAVDNSTYIQMEITDDVVGELSTLETSELSQAQADDLFGSFDENPQLLFEDGVVDNSTYIQMEITDDVVGELSTPETSELFQRNPEVLDTENNNLETAFDFTENPNIESAELSFTNDLLFTEISLTETDIQGNVETDENLEANFLNLGETSETASVLEEENAVALTEELTETETVEVVASEDEFANLEALLGEQLAPVPKAKQIPELDFAALEELLGTDKNEAAVSSRQPLTQPIPPKISPPPRTDEFSDLEKLLAEADQTISHSTLAKSNTSKTARPSTRRAARFEETMKVPVKQLDDMSNLVGELVVNRNTLEQDHERLRQSLDNLLIQVQQLSDVGARMQELYERSLLEASLLAGRKTKDSGFHSEDSNSDRGFSELEMDRFTPFHTLSQQMIERIVRVRESASDIDFVTEETERVARQFRQVTTQLQEGLTRARMVPFAQTIDRWRRGVRDNAIKCGKQVELVIEGGDTLIDKMILDHLSDPLTHMLNNAIAHGIETPEQRQAAGKPPVGIITIRAFHQGNQTVISVGDDGAGIDPARVKAKAVKIGMITEAQAKTISRLEVYDLLFHSGFSIKDQADEISGRGVGMDVVRSAISEIRGTVNTDSAIGKGTTFTIRLPLTLSICKALCCVSDRARVAFPMDGVEDTLDIPLKNIQHNANGQSFISWRDTLLPFRPLKELLTFNRQISRGNVYGGTRDDDMVSVVVVRSANTLIALQIDLVLSEQEIVIKQFEGPAPKPIGVAGATVLGDGRIMPIADVLEIIDIFQGRISTQIGGSSWQQKSTPTDIPATKIDPTVLIVDDSITVRELLSLTFNKAGYRVEQARDGQEAWDKLRSGLPCDIVFCDIEMPRCDGLELLSRIQKDSNLNHLPIAMLTSRGADKHRQMAVQLGASGYFTKPYLEEALLEAASRMLKGEKLVS, from the coding sequence ATGCTGCCGGAACAACAACAGCGGATTTTGGGTTACTTTATTGAAGAAGCCAGAGACCACCTGAACACCATTGAACAGGGGTTGCTGAATCTAGAGGGTACCCTGAACGACCCGGAAATGATCGGTGAGGTCTTCCGGGCGGCTCACTCCATTAAAGGAGGAGCGGCGATGCTTGGATTGACTAGCATCCAGCATACATCCCACCGTCTGGAAGATTGTTTCAAAGTTCTTAAAGAACATCCGGTTCAGATTGATCAAAAGTTAGAGTCTTTATTTCTCGGCGTATCTGATACCCTGAAAGCGCTGTTAGAGCATTTGAGCGGCCCGTATGGTCTTTCTGAAGAGACAGCTAATACATTGATGTCAGAAACTGAGCCTGTTTTTCAGTGGCTGAATGAGCATCTAGAACAGCTTGTAGAACGAGGAAACAGTGGAGTAGGCAATTCATCTGGAACGGAACTTGCAGGTTCTGTAGATAATGTCTCCACACTCACAGAACTTTTCCTGCGGCGAGATATTCCCAGTTTGGCAGAAGACGGGCATCAGGAATCGACAGAAATATCGTTCGCTGTCGCATCCCAGGAGGTGTCATTCTCAGCCAGCGCCAAAGAAAATCATGATTGGAGCGAGTTTCAAACCCAGGTGCTACAAATCCTGCGGGAAATGTTGCAATTGTTTAAGCAAACAACAACATCTTCAACTCGGCAAAACCTCCAGGAATGCTGTCATCAGTTAGTCAAACTTGGTGAAACTTGGAATTTATCCAAGTGGTGCGGTTTGTGTCAAGCGGCAGCAAGTGCGATCGCCAATCCCGAAAATACTTATCTAACTTTAGCTAAAATTGTTATTACTGAAATCAAGCAAGCTCAAGAATTAGTTCTGCAAGGTAAGGAAGCCGAAATTGCAATAAGTCAACAACTAGAAGCACTGTTGAATTTTGCAGAAATTGAGTTGTTAGAAATTCCCCCTGATTTGTTTGACCTTGAGTCTCCAGCAGAGTCAATCGCTCAAGAAACTGAGGACGCCGAACAGTTAATCATAAATAATTTATCTGAGCCAATTGAAGAACTGAATTTAGAAGAAGATACTAGTGGACACGCTTCTTTTGAGTTACAAAAAACATCATCAAACGCTGCAACTGGAAATAGCTTTACTTTCACTCCACACGAGGAAGCGCATCCAATCAGTAGGAATCATGACCCCAATGGTCCAGAAGTAGGAATAGCTGAGTTAAATACCCTTGCCGATTTATTTGAAGGCGAGACTCCTGATTTAGATGAACCTTGGCAACAAGAAGAAACTTTAGATATTACCGCTACCGATGAATTGGGAATTGATCTTAGTAGCAATGAAACTGAAGATACTGATGGCGATTTATCAGATTTACTTTCGTTTGATGATGATGCCAGCAATGAACAACAGACCAAGACTACCGCTAAGACAGAAGATTTATCTCTGTTATTTGGCGACAACTTCCTAGAAAAAGAAAACTCAGAACCACGAAATCAAGAAATTTCTGCGACGAATTTAGACTTTAGTGATATCAACGAACTCGATTTAAATTTAGATGCTGATTCTGAGGCAATTTTACCAGAATTTACGGAACAACCAATTGAAGAGGTTGTCGCAAATAGTCTGGATGAAAACGATGTAGTTGCGGATTTATTGGCGCTGACACTCGATGATGATAATGAACTGTTAATTACAGGCGAAGTAACTCAACCAGAAAATGATGTTTTTGCTAGTGTAGAACTATCGAGCAACCAAGAAAACAGTCTTGATAATTTATTTTTAGAAACTGAAAATAAAAATTGGGTACAAGAAATTACCCCTAATGATTACATAGAATTATCTCAGCCAACAGATTTGTCTTTAGATAATCTATTTGGTGAAACAGAAGAACATTCAATACTACCTATAAACAATTCTAAAAGTGGTGATTTATTTGATATATCCTCGATAGATACATCTAATTTTTCTCCGGCAGAAGATGATTTGAGTAACTTCTGGAACCAGGAAAGCACAGAAGAATCAAATTCTTTAGCTGAACAAAATGTAGAAAAAACATTAGAAGAAAATCTATTTACTACTAAGGCTGATGATATTTTTGCGGAGAGTCAGCAGTCCACACTTTCTGCTATGGGCAGTTTGGATATAGAAAATTTTGATCTGAATTTCCAGGACGAGGAAGAACTAGATCTGATATTATCAGCGGATGCTGGAGATGATTTATTTGAAGAATTAGCACCGGGTGATTCAACGATTTTTTCTGAAATTAATGAACAAGCGACATTAGAAGAATCAGCACCGTCGTTCACACTGCATCCTGTAGTAGAAGAAATTCATAGCTTATCACAACAACCAGAAACTGTAGATTTCATTCCAGAATTTACTAATCAGCCCCCAGAGATATCTGCTGTTGATTCTCCTCAAACATCTTCCGATTTAGAATTTAATTCCTTTAGCTCCTTTGATAAAAACCCACAAGAGTTGTTTGAGGATGTAGCCGTTGATAATTCCACCTATATTCAGATGGAAATTACAGATGATGTGGTGGGTGAACTATCGATTTTAGAAACTTCAGAATTATCCCAAGCACAGCCAGGTGATTTGTTCGGCTCCTTTGATGAAAATCCACAACTGCTGTTTGAGGATGTGGCCGTTGATAATTCCACCTATATTCAGATGGAAATTACAGATGATGTGGTGGGTGAACTATCAACTTTAGAAACTTCAGAATTATCCCAAGCACAGCTAGGTGATTTGTTTGGCTCCTTTGATGAAAATCCACAAGAGTTGTTTGAGGATGTAGCCGTTGATAATTCCACCTATATTCAAATGGAAATTACAGATGATGTAGTGGGTGAACTATCAACTTTAGAAACCTCAGAATTATCCCAAGCACAGGCAGATGATTTGTTCGGCTCCTTTGATGAAAATCCGCAACTGCTGTTTGAGGATGGAGTTGTTGACAATTCCACCTATATTCAGATGGAAATTACAGATGATGTGGTGGGTGAACTATCAACTCCAGAAACTTCAGAATTATTCCAGAGAAATCCAGAAGTTTTAGATACTGAAAATAATAATTTAGAAACTGCTTTTGATTTTACAGAAAATCCAAATATAGAAAGTGCAGAACTGAGTTTCACAAATGATTTATTGTTTACAGAAATTTCTTTAACAGAAACAGATATTCAAGGAAATGTAGAAACAGATGAAAATCTAGAAGCGAATTTCTTGAATTTAGGAGAGACATCTGAAACTGCATCAGTGTTAGAGGAAGAAAATGCTGTTGCCCTGACTGAAGAATTGACGGAAACAGAAACCGTTGAAGTAGTTGCTTCAGAAGATGAATTTGCCAACTTGGAAGCATTACTAGGAGAGCAATTAGCACCTGTTCCTAAAGCAAAGCAGATACCAGAACTAGATTTTGCTGCCCTGGAAGAATTGCTAGGTACAGATAAGAATGAGGCTGCTGTATCTAGCCGCCAGCCCTTAACTCAACCAATCCCACCGAAAATTTCCCCTCCACCGCGCACAGATGAATTTAGCGACTTGGAAAAGTTGCTAGCAGAAGCAGATCAAACAATATCACACTCCACTCTGGCAAAATCGAATACAAGTAAAACTGCACGCCCATCTACTCGTCGTGCTGCGAGATTTGAAGAAACGATGAAGGTTCCAGTTAAGCAACTGGACGATATGAGTAATTTGGTTGGGGAGTTGGTGGTAAATCGCAACACCTTAGAGCAGGATCACGAACGACTACGGCAATCATTAGATAACTTGCTGATTCAGGTACAACAACTCTCAGATGTGGGAGCGAGGATGCAAGAATTGTACGAGCGATCGCTTTTGGAAGCTTCTCTGTTAGCCGGACGCAAAACCAAAGACTCTGGCTTCCATTCCGAGGACTCTAATTCCGATAGAGGCTTTAGCGAGCTAGAAATGGATCGCTTTACTCCGTTCCATACACTCTCCCAGCAGATGATTGAGCGCATTGTCCGAGTGCGTGAGTCAGCTAGTGACATTGATTTTGTCACCGAAGAAACTGAACGAGTAGCACGGCAATTCCGCCAGGTAACCACCCAGCTACAAGAAGGACTAACAAGAGCGCGAATGGTGCCTTTTGCCCAAACTATCGATCGCTGGCGGCGAGGTGTGCGCGACAACGCCATCAAGTGTGGCAAACAAGTAGAGTTGGTGATTGAAGGCGGCGATACCTTAATTGACAAGATGATTTTAGATCACCTCAGCGATCCGCTAACGCACATGCTGAATAATGCGATCGCTCACGGTATTGAAACGCCAGAACAAAGGCAAGCTGCTGGTAAGCCACCTGTGGGAATCATTACTATTCGTGCCTTCCATCAAGGTAACCAAACTGTGATTTCTGTAGGCGATGACGGTGCAGGTATCGATCCCGCACGGGTTAAGGCTAAGGCAGTCAAAATTGGCATGATTACGGAAGCTCAGGCAAAAACCATATCTCGCCTAGAAGTCTACGATCTACTTTTCCACTCTGGTTTTAGCATCAAAGACCAGGCAGACGAAATTTCTGGTCGCGGTGTGGGTATGGACGTAGTGCGTTCTGCCATTAGCGAAATTCGGGGCACAGTGAACACCGATTCGGCAATTGGCAAGGGAACCACTTTCACAATTCGTTTGCCACTGACTCTCAGTATTTGTAAAGCTCTGTGTTGTGTCTCCGATAGAGCCAGAGTTGCCTTCCCGATGGACGGTGTAGAAGATACCCTCGATATCCCACTCAAAAATATTCAGCATAACGCCAATGGACAATCATTTATTTCTTGGCGTGATACCCTACTGCCATTCCGACCTTTGAAGGAACTTTTAACCTTCAATCGCCAAATTAGTCGCGGTAATGTCTATGGCGGCACCCGAGATGATGATATGGTTTCTGTGGTTGTGGTGCGATCGGCAAATACTTTGATTGCCCTACAGATTGACTTGGTGTTGAGCGAACAAGAAATTGTAATTAAGCAATTTGAAGGGCCAGCACCCAAACCCATTGGTGTAGCTGGTGCTACAGTTCTGGGTGATGGTCGGATTATGCCCATCGCCGACGTGCTAGAAATCATCGACATCTTCCAGGGACGAATTTCTACGCAAATTGGTGGTAGTTCTTGGCAACAAAAATCTACTCCTACAGACATCCCCGCTACCAAGATTGACCCGACAGTGCTGATTGTCGATGACTCAATCACAGTCCGAGAATTGCTCTCTCTGACATTCAACAAAGCAGGTTATCGCGTAGAACAAGCACGTGATGGTCAGGAAGCTTGGGATAAACTCCGCTCCGGTCTGCCTTGTGATATCGTATTTTGCGACATCGAAATGCCCCGTTGCGATGGTCTGGAGTTACTCTCTCGCATTCAGAAAGACTCTAATCTCAACCACCTACCCATCGCAATGCTTACCTCACGGGGTGCAGACAAGCACAGACAAATGGCAGTTCAACTCGGTGCAAGTGGCTACTTTACCAAGCCTTATCTGGAAGAAGCGTTATTAGAAGCTGCATCACGGATGCTCAAAGGAGAAAAACTTGTTAGCTGA